The proteins below are encoded in one region of Bacteroides uniformis:
- a CDS encoding DNA topoisomerase: protein MIAIVTDRPNVGREIARVLGAGRKENGYMTGNGYMVTWTYGNMLSLAMPKDSGTAHVEWKDFPLLPPSFLTVRHVKTDTGWNPDINAVLQLKVIAKVLNACDTIIAATDASREGEMLFRHLYGFLGCKQPCLRLWISSLTDEAITEGMANLLPCDRFDNLFLAADSRNRADWLLGVNSSYAICKAVSFGNNSLGRVQTPVLAEICRRYRERENFLPADSWPVFVSLCKDRQIIKLRHTEDFQEYRYASELYGDCKAVRNARIATVSRESEDIRAPAPYNLTELQKDANRYHNLTAIQVQDITQGLYEKKLISYPRTASRLLTRDVYDTLPAVMEKILSRKEFRQYAKMTDFAAPPSDISAQETTDHHAIIVTGMPPGTLNKEEQLVYTLILGRTLEAFMPSCRVEYTTIDVVCAARKFSVQTYRVLKKGWLSIFGREHLIARGGMPCSALPDFSPGEPVPVSGCNIVRKRTLPVSPYTDEELVGYMDRSGLGTVSTRTNIIRTLLERKYIRYSGKYVIPTPKGLFFYETVRGMKVADTSLTSGWEAEVARIEQGKLTQEEFLGGVLEQVKEVTGEIFRIYQAKNNP from the coding sequence ATGATCGCAATAGTGACTGACAGGCCCAACGTGGGCAGAGAGATAGCAAGAGTGTTGGGAGCCGGCAGAAAAGAGAACGGTTATATGACCGGGAACGGCTACATGGTGACATGGACATACGGCAATATGCTTTCCCTTGCAATGCCGAAGGATTCAGGAACAGCCCATGTGGAGTGGAAGGACTTTCCTCTGCTGCCGCCTTCCTTCCTGACAGTAAGGCACGTGAAGACGGATACCGGGTGGAATCCCGACATCAATGCGGTGCTCCAGTTGAAAGTGATTGCCAAGGTGCTCAACGCATGCGACACCATTATCGCGGCAACCGATGCCTCCCGAGAGGGAGAGATGCTGTTCCGCCATCTTTACGGTTTTCTGGGATGTAAACAACCCTGCCTCCGCCTCTGGATCTCGTCTCTGACGGACGAGGCCATCACGGAAGGTATGGCGAACCTCCTTCCATGTGATCGGTTCGACAACCTGTTCCTTGCGGCGGACAGCCGTAACCGGGCGGACTGGCTCCTGGGGGTCAATTCAAGCTATGCCATCTGTAAGGCGGTAAGCTTCGGGAACAATTCGCTGGGCAGGGTACAGACCCCCGTACTGGCGGAGATATGCAGACGGTACCGGGAGAGGGAGAATTTCCTGCCAGCCGACAGCTGGCCGGTATTCGTCAGTCTCTGCAAGGACCGACAAATCATAAAACTGCGCCACACGGAAGATTTTCAGGAGTACCGGTACGCGTCAGAACTGTACGGTGACTGCAAGGCGGTACGGAACGCACGTATCGCGACGGTCAGCCGCGAGAGCGAGGACATCCGGGCACCGGCTCCCTACAACCTGACCGAACTTCAGAAGGACGCGAACCGTTACCACAACCTGACAGCCATACAGGTACAGGATATCACCCAAGGCCTGTACGAAAAGAAACTGATCTCCTATCCGCGTACCGCCAGCCGCCTGCTGACAAGGGACGTATATGACACGTTGCCCGCTGTCATGGAAAAGATTCTTTCCCGCAAGGAATTCCGCCAATACGCCAAAATGACGGACTTTGCCGCGCCGCCAAGCGACATCAGCGCACAGGAGACGACAGATCACCACGCGATCATTGTCACCGGCATGCCCCCCGGAACATTGAACAAGGAGGAACAACTGGTCTATACGCTCATTCTCGGCAGGACACTCGAAGCCTTCATGCCATCCTGCCGGGTGGAATATACGACCATCGACGTAGTATGTGCCGCACGGAAGTTCAGCGTCCAAACGTACCGCGTCCTGAAAAAGGGGTGGCTCAGCATCTTCGGGCGGGAACATCTTATCGCAAGGGGGGGTATGCCCTGTTCCGCGCTACCAGATTTCTCCCCGGGAGAGCCGGTACCGGTAAGCGGATGCAATATCGTCCGCAAGAGAACACTTCCGGTATCCCCCTATACGGATGAGGAGCTGGTCGGCTATATGGACCGGAGCGGATTAGGGACCGTCTCCACGCGTACCAATATCATCCGCACACTGCTGGAGCGTAAATATATCCGCTATTCAGGCAAATATGTCATCCCCACCCCAAAAGGGCTTTTCTTCTATGAAACGGTACGTGGGATGAAAGTGGCCGACACCTCCCTCACTTCCGGATGGGAAGCGGAAGTGGCACGGATAGAACAGGGAAAACTCACGCAAGAGGAGTTCCTGGGAGGGGTACTGGAACAGGTGAAGGAGGTGACCGGTGAGATATTCCGGATCTATCAGGCTAAAAACAACCCGTAG
- a CDS encoding DUF4099 domain-containing protein — protein MNTNRNIPYNYNVKDIDWPGLKAVGISKEQLEADGNLDLLLQGKESEIIPLKLCTPVISLTMDATLKLVPGDNNRTIMEINGIRQEESPKK, from the coding sequence ATGAATACGAATCGGAACATCCCTTATAATTATAATGTAAAAGATATTGATTGGCCCGGTCTGAAGGCCGTGGGTATCAGCAAGGAGCAACTGGAAGCGGACGGCAACCTTGACCTGTTGTTGCAAGGCAAGGAGTCGGAAATCATCCCGTTGAAACTCTGTACCCCGGTAATCAGCCTGACCATGGACGCTACACTCAAACTGGTACCCGGTGACAACAACAGGACAATCATGGAAATCAACGGCATCCGTCAGGAGGAATCTCCAAAGAAATAA